The nucleotide sequence GCCTTCGGTAGCCTGGACCTGCTGCACGCCACCGCTGCGGCTGTCGGTCGAGCGGCGGATGATGCGCACTTGGTCGCGACCTCGGACTTCACCACGCCCGGCCTCGATGTCGACATTGCCGACGCTGGCCGAGCCATTGACCGCGTAGCCTTCGTTGTCCTGATACCCCGACTCGCTGGTGTCGACGCTGATCATCAGGCGGCGCGGGGCAGTGTCGAGCTGGCTGAGCAGCTCGCGGATCTCGCGGATCTTCTCCGGCGAGGCGTTGATCACCAACTGGTTGCCGTAGAAGCTGACCTTACCCTGGCCGTCGAGTGCCGATTGCACCACGGGCATCACGTCGTCCGCGGTGCGGTAGTTCAGCGGGATCAGCTCGGTGGCAGCCAGCAGCGGCAGGCAGGGGCTAAGCAGCAGGGCGAACAGGCAGGCGCGCAACGTCATAGCAGAAAGCTCCGCAGATCGGGGTCGAGGAGGCTGGTGTCCCAGGCCTGGTTGAACTGTGCCTGCTGTCCGCGGACGCGACCCGCGTCGTTGTACAGGGCGTAGCCAGAATAGGTCTCGGGCTTGGGCCGCAGCAACAGGCCGCAGCGGTCGACCAGCAGGTAGGCACTGTCTTCGCTGGGCAGGTCCGGGTTGATCTTGCGGATGTGCAGGTTACTGGTGATGCGCTGGGCGAGGTTGAGCAGGCGGTGGCCATTCTTGATCGGCCGGCTGACGTCGCGCAGCAGAATGCGCAGCTGGTTTCTCGGGTTGGCGAGCAAGAGT is from Pseudomonas sp. PDM14 and encodes:
- a CDS encoding secretin N-terminal domain-containing protein, yielding MTLRACLFALLLSPCLPLLAATELIPLNYRTADDVMPVVQSALDGQGKVSFYGNQLVINASPEKIREIRELLSQLDTAPRRLMISVDTSESGYQDNEGYAVNGSASVGNVDIEAGRGEVRGRDQVRIIRRSTDSRSGGVQQVQATEGYPALIQVGQSVPLTTTSVGPYGQVYNNTQYRNVTQGFYVTASLSGEIVHVTISSNNDRMSRSQPGAIDIQSTDTRVSGRLGEWISLGGVSEQSQGNDDGFLRRHSTQGANDMSMRIRVQALD
- a CDS encoding histone acetyltransferase HPA2, which translates into the protein MNDDSAPLNETEPDLPAIDFQSPGRFSVHNPASDALPPRLLEPAPFRLGEHAALERFHTPEQAQAHALALLQQAQSSICLYSPDLEHLLYNHSSVQDACTQLLLANPRNQLRILLRDVSRPIKNGHRLLNLAQRITSNLHIRKINPDLPSEDSAYLLVDRCGLLLRPKPETYSGYALYNDAGRVRGQQAQFNQAWDTSLLDPDLRSFLL